aaggtacattttcattttatacatttgtacatgacttttttaatttgcttttcttaattttttttataattagtTAAACGTTCTCACACCCTACGGTTAGAATGCTCAAGGCCTTTTGGGCGCAGAGTCCAATGAGCACAATATGCAGTAAAATGCACGTCtataaacacactcactcacatacacacacatacgagtGGCAGCAGTGACTTTAGGACACTGAAGAGAGAACTACAGGTGGATCTTGGTGCAGGTGGCAAATACTGGTACCAAAGAGTTAATTCACTGTGGTGAACGAGGCCATTTGGTGGTAGAAATGAGACATTACATTCATATACAGGTCATCGTCGCACGCATACAAACGCACACACGACCACAATCAcacttgtgtaaaaaaatagaaataaaaacaaaaatgtgcaaaggAAAGGCTGATGAACCAAGGAATCGAGTAAAAAGCATCAGTGGATAATCGTTAAGTGCGTTAACCAGAGCTTTCGCAACTGACACGTTACAGTAACACGCAACAAATTCAACCAATTATGTTTGCATGACATGAGGCTGATTTGAAAATATTGTAccatattttttcttcttctctggagCAAAGTTTTGTACCAGTTTAGattgaaaatacaaaatgtgaGTTTGTTTATCGGGTTTAACTTCAGGGTGAAAATGAACCACAGAGTAACAAACGTCTGGATCTTTCTGATTTTTAGTTTGAAGTGCcttcagtaaaagaaaaaaaaaaacaagttataaataaaacatagctCTATAGTGGTAACTAGTGGACACTGTGGggaactacaacaacaacaatctgcaacacacagacagacattcacAAAGTACCTTGCAGAAACGGgcagatggaaaataaaaacatgccacTATGTGGCTGAAGTATGAGGTCAAATAGGGCATCGTTTGTCGTGTTCTCAAAttgttacaaaaaacaacaaatggagTCAACAAAGCAACTTAAAAAAGGTACCATTTTTACGTAAATAGCTGATAAAATACTATTGATTGCACCTGCTGTCCTGTCCCAGGTCTCACTCTGATTATTCTGTCTGATCATCATTAATGTGGTCCAAATTAGGACTGCAACTAACTTTTATTCTCAcccataatcaattaatctgtccgTTAATTTAGCAATTAATGGATTAACTGGGTTCATAAAACGTCAGTTGCCCAAAACTGGAAAAGATGAGAATTTTCaaacgtctttgttttgtccacaaaccaaaattatattaaagatgtcttcttttttttatgttttgaaaatttgcttataaatatatttatttatttatttattttacagttagtatgcatatattgtacatttgtttttataaactaTAAAAGAACTGAAGAGGATAAAGTTAATCAGTGTAGAAATTTCCTCCACTGTGGAGCAAAAGGTGGAGCACTTAAGCCAACAAACATACAACGGGCCACTACTGTAATCCTAATCTGGACTAATCGTCGTCGAGGTCACATTTTATATGGAGCCAACGCTTTGATCAGGTAGCGACGTGGACACTTGGGACACGACACACACATTTAACGgagtgtttgtggttttttctttaaagtgacGACGAGTCAACGGCGACAGCAGAGACTGCGATTCACAAATAAAGCTCTGTGACAAAGTGTAAAACAAACGTTCGGCGGGAGTGCATGCAAggccaaaaataataaatagaaagtTGATTTGACACTTGAACTGAAAATGTACCGGCTGGCTAAATGACCAGCAGCATGTGAGACGGTGAGAAGCATGTGGGAAGCGCGTCTCGACACGTCCTACATTTTGTCTGAGAAGCCTCTCGACGCAAAAATCAGACAACAGCCAGAACTGTGGCCCCGTGACTTtgtacacattttcaaatgctCGTTTTTCACTTCAGGGCTTCAACGCATCATCTGGCGGTCGGTCACAGCATGTTGAAATTCCAACTGtattgttttaacttttaaaaacaggcctttttttctcatttcaatCACAATCTTGTTAAATTATCAGCGcaatcacataccctggcaTCACACaggagaacagtatttctgatttccctCCAAGTAACACAAGAGGAAGtgcacgtaccactggtggtaagATGCACCAGTTTTACCACTTAAATAATGACTCTGTCTTGTTTActtaaaaaaaccaacaacgCTTCATATGTTTACAGAAGTCAGAAGCAATGTGTTTGACAGCTCTAAATAAACACTAAACTAGAAATGCGACTATTATAATACTCAGTGTTTCGCAATATAGATATAATCCCTGTGGATTTCCATCCCTATTtagtacctttttttttttaagttcaaaCCTTGTTACTGTACTAATCTGTATTAAACACAGAATGTTCAATTAAATAGTCTTAAAAATATAGCAACGTACCAGGAAATGTCAATATGAAACAGTAATGGACCCTACACGGGCATATTCACCACAGCTAATCCACCTCAATCTCAAATTGCGCCACCACTGACTCATTTCAGAAGTAGAGGTGAAAAATGAGCATTTGAAGACAAGAATCGACCTAACTGGAAGCAAGAGTACCAATTTCTTTAACTGCTGTGAAACCAGCAGTGTTTCAACAAACCAAATGAGCCGAGCGGCAGAAACGGGACACGACACCTGAACGGAGATCAGATGGATTTTGGCTAACGGTGTGAAGGCAGTTCACCCagaaggcaaaaaaagaaaagaaagaaaaagtggaaaattACCACCGAACTGGATACTCATTCCtacactgtgtttaaaaacagaaaaggcaCACGGCAAAGAACAGAGATGGGGGGGAGTGGGGGGGAGATATAAAGGAGGGAAGGTAGATTTCAGACAttaaagcagacaaacacatttcatctgACCAGACCAGAGGGTGAGTGGAAACCGTTTGGGAGGAGTGTTCTCCACAAGATGGGTTTAAGTTTTATCAATAGCAGCGGGCCCAGGTCATCACCATCACTCTGGGTTTTTGGCAGGAGACTACATTCTAGGGTCGGGTCAGCGAGACGGGGGGGAGGAGCCACTCGAGAGTCAGACGTCGCCTCCTGTAGGTCCACAATACCGACACTATCCCACTCCAAAACATTTGAAGACAGGAAACCGGAACcatacaaacataaaaagacaacatttttcaaatagttgtttttccatCGCTTCTGGAGGAAATGCTTGatccctcttttttctttttttcttgacaaATTAAGGTGCAACttgcagagaaaaataaaataaattcatgcCCTTTATGGCAGTCTCATACAAACAGAGACAGGAGACGCAGGAAGTGTCACCTTCTGCCTGCACACCCAGCCTTCTTCTAGCCAGATCTACCTGGTCTCATGTGGTTTTGGCTTGGAGGTGAAGGGCATGGGGTCAGAGGCAAGGACGCCCCGTCGGGTAAGGCCGTATCTGGCAGTTCGGCAGGGCGAGTGGGGGTTTTAAGGTTCAAGGGTTGGGACTAATGTACAAAGATGTGCCTCAGTAGCTCATCAGCAGACGGGCGCTGCTTGGTCTCAACAAAGATCCTTTTGAGAAACTCTCGGCAGTGGTCCGACACGTGAGCGGGAAGAACCGGGTTAGTCGGCTGGGTGGCGATCTTAAAGATGGCTGCCATGGCCTCAAACTCTGCCCACGGAGGTCGCTGCGTCAGCATCTCCACCACCGTGCAGCCAACACTCCTGAGAGCAAGACCAAGAACAAGGTGGGAATAGTGAGGACGATCAAACGCAGGGCGGGGAGTTTTGGAAGGtgtcacattttcaatattattttcataatcgattatttttttatataacgCAAAGAAACtctaaatattcacatttaggaagcggATAAATGAGAGCTTGTTTTAGAAACAACTCAAAATAGTTGGTGactcatttagtaatcgattttTCATTGCCACCCTACTCTATaagcttatttttttaaatagtaaaaACTAGTTTCGGCGTGCATCTTCCACCTTCCTCAGAACTGTAACCTGATGTTAGGTAATGATGAGGCTTTATCAGCGGTTGTTCAAGAGAGGCGTGACCTCCCTGTCAGATTTGACGGGTCGACCACGCCTCTTGCTGTCGCTCCCTAATCCCGGTTCATCGTCCTGTGCACACGTTTCCTTATTTCCACTGCCTCCATGATCCACCGGTGGTTGGTatcgttttttttctgcacGAATGACTCTGGCCTCTTCCCAATTCAtcatgtgattgtgttgtttgcAGATTTAACGTTTTCCTggtgtgctttttctttttcggaTCTCTAATCTGTTTCTCACACATCCGCAATAACGGCTAATAAGGcatcaggtgacagttctgaggaaggcTGGAAGATACACGCCGAAATTGGTTAAaaaggtaaaggaaaaaaaaggttcctGTTAAAAAAATTAACCAAAAACTAAGTTTAATCAGACATAATGAACTTTCACAATATATAATCATCCATTAATTTGGAAATTCATACTCCTTTGTGTGTGGATGCATGTGTGAGGTCAACAGGCGTCAACCTGTGTTGGTGCGTGGGAAAACTTTAATGCAATGTTagtgtttttcagctttttcctAATTTCTAACTCTTATTCttgaagaatttaaaaaataaatgcaagttAGAAGTAAAACATCCTATGCTTTTAACTGAAGGTCAAGATTTTGGCTTGGGCTTTTGTGTTTCTGAGAACCTTACATTAGCTGAAAGGGCAAAATTTAACATACaagttaatttattaattattaacaattttaaaaactTTTCCACAGGAATAAATGTGCACAGGGACCCTTTCACTCAGCACAATGCAATGGGAGCCATTATTTGAGGAAACCTGGAAatccatttattgttttaatgggTTTCCTGGTTCCGGATAATGTAGTCTTACCAGATGTCAGCCTTCCTGCCATAGCCCTCTCCACTGATCACTTCCGGGCTCATCCAGTAGGGGGTGCCAGTGACCGATTTGATGCCTGTTCCTGACAGACAGATGGTCTGCAGCCTCCGGCTTGCTCCGAAATCTCCCAGCTTCACGTTGCCCACCGAGTCCCGAAGGATATTGGCTCCTAAGCAGAGAGAGCACATCGTTGATTGATCAAACACCAAAACCTCTGTCAATTAATAAAACCTCAAGCCCCAAACGTCCACCTCACCTTTAATGTCTCTGTGGACAATCATGTTGCTGTGCAGGTAGGAAACGCCTTCCAGGATTTGCCGGGTGTATCGGCGCGATACGTTTTCCGTCAGTGCGCCGTACGACTTCAGCTGGTCCTTAATGGATCCCTAACAACCGCACAATGGTAttatttcaaagacaaactgtatgctgagtgacacaaagtaCAGGAAAATGATCACTCACTCCAGGCATGTGCTCCATAAAAATAGAGAGTGTTCGCTCCATCGTGTCTCGCAAACAGCCGTAGTACTGGACAATCCGCTCATGGCACAAGTTCTTCAGAAGCTGGATTTCACACTCCAGCGCGCTCACCTCCTGAATGTGAGGGGGACATTCATGGTTTTTCACGAGATCCTCTACACATAGGCCTTCCTGCATGCAAATATTTAATGTAGCAGAGTCAATGTCCTCACCTTGCTGGTCTCTGGACTCTCTGGGTCAAACTGTACCTGTTTGACCGCCAATTCTCGTCCGGTATCTGCATCGTAACAGAGAAAGACCCGCCCGAAAGCACCCTGACCCAGCAGCTTTCCCAGCCTCCAGTTGGTTGGAGCGCGTGGGGCTGGGGGAAAATGTCAGGATATAATTGAAGTACAGAAGAAATCAGGGAAATCAGGTAACTTAAAGAAAACAACTTACAGCGACTGGGTGGACTGATGTCCATGACGGATAGAGTGGGAGCAGCACTTGCATTGGGGTTGGGCTCAATGTCACTGCCCCTCCTCGGCCTCCTGGCAGGTCCTGGGGCCTCTTCGAGGTCGGGAGTGAAcacactgctgccactgctggTGCTGGGCGACTGCTCGGTTGGACTAAAGCTGACAGGTGAGCGGAAGCCGTGAACCTGCGTCCGCCGAGCCCGAGGGAAGGTCTTCCTCCCTGcaagtcagaagaagaagatgatgaaacAGAATGTCTTCTAATTTGCCGTcagccaaaaagaaaaactgcacacCGTCACTGTAGTCTTGAAGGCCAAAGGGAATGCCATATCGTCGAGGATACGTTCCCCCTTTACCGGATTTTTCAAACACCGGGATGTCGTATTCTGCAGATGAAGAAGCCACAACAACATAATTTCACGATTTTGTGACCATagattgagacaaaaaaaaaaaggcacattcacagtgtcattgttgtgtttttgtcaatgtACTAGTGCAGACATTTACCTTGAAAGTCCTGGTGGTTATCTGGGTAGCTCTGTGCTCTCGGCATCCTGGATTTTGGATAGTCACTGCATGCAGACAACAGCCATTAACAACACTGACTATCTCATAGTTTTCATTATTTGACTGGTTGTTTTGAATTTCAGTTCACTGCTTTGGTGCTTTAATGTAAGTTTTTGAAGACTTGTTTTGCGCAACAGCTTATTTGTATAGGAATTGCATCCTGACCTGTCCAGTGGGCTGTCCAAAGACGGACAACTTCCAGACGCCGAGTTCTCTGGACTGCTCATGGACAGTGGGTCCAACatctaaaagaaaacaaagctgctTAGACAAAGAAGAACAAACTCCCACACTGCCTGTCAAGCATAACAAAGTCTGCAGTCAGGCTGCACAACATTTGACACGACAAATGGATACGTTTTTAGTGGCATCTAGGGGTGAAGATGCACATTGCAACCGACTAAACGCTTCCTTCACTCTGCCTTTCAAAGTGGATGTGAGAAACTACAGTGGCCTGCAGGGGGCATAAAACCACATTCAGACCTATTGTACAAACATAATAATTACGTTCATAAAAACTAAGCCATGGGGTCTGGCTCTGTAAGGCAAATTGGCCCATTGATTTTTAAAGAATGGTggaaattagggctgcaactaacaattatctTGATAATGGATTCACCTGACAATGATTGTCTCAATCAGTTAATTGTTTGGAGCATATGTgaggaaatgttaaaaaagggttgattggtgtttcctaAACTTCcaaatgatgatattctcatgtattttgttttgttcacaaaccaaacatttagtttaaagGATTGttgtgttatatggagcaaaaaagacaaaaaaacaaacaaaaaacacttaaatcgTTGCAGCCCAGACGAAATTCACATCtcttcataaaaatgtaaatactgcAAAATATGCTCACACAGGGAGTGCATATGTTGTAGAGCTGCTGTTATGTTTAACATATGGTGTGCCATTGAAAACTGCcatgtataatatataagaaCGCAGATATTTGAAATTATAAGCCTTGGTTGAAGgggtgcttttactttgaaacggGCATGGGAGCtgttgcatgtatgtgtgaCGTATTTGACAGATTCAGGTAATGAAACTGTAGttaaagattatttttgtaCCATTTATTTTGCTGTGAATCGTGTGCAACtctgagaaaacattttttggcaGGAGCTCTAGGAGCAGCGCGGCTCACTCATCGGCTCAGGATTTATTGTATGGAATGCGTAACTTGACATTCCTGAGTGGGGGGGTTACCTGGTCCATGCTCTCAGGAATGAACTCTCCTTCACTGTTGATGCTGGTGAAGGAGCCGTTCCTCGCCACCTGCTGGAGAGCGTCGGGAATGTatccaggaggaggagagctgcGATCTGTCGAATGGGAACCTGACATTGGTCGCagagtggaaaataaataaatgttgagtGAGCTTGTGTGAATTAAGTTGCTTTGCTgtgcatctaaaaaaaaaattaattgcaGAGACATTATTCACCTATCAAAGCCAGCATACTCTTCTTTTCAGCGACCCTGAATCCTGTGTTGTCCAGCTCCTCGTGGGACGGCATGAGGTCCATATTGGAAGAAGAGTTCTagaggtagaaaaaaaaacagcgaaaaattcttttaaaaatttttatttaaaaagacaaataaaaaaaacaactactttgACAGTTGTTTGTTTCAACCGTCAGAGgacaatgtgtgtttttcctctgggAGCTGCTCACCTGAGACGACACCTGGAGAACAAGGAGGATCTTCAGGCTCTTCATGTGAACGCTACGATCCAGCAGTTCCACTGCCTTGTCCAGGTCATCCTGAGTGGTCAGTGGAATCACCagctacaaaaagaaaagaaatgcctTGCCGTGTTGATCTTATCACATACATATTGTTCAGGATCCGGATCGAAAAATGTAGATTTGTACCTCATTGTTGGAGTAGTGAAGGTCCATCGCCTGACCAAAAGCCACTTTAGCTTTAGACCTCAGGTCATCAAGCATGACAGGTCGAGGGAACTGCAGAATCCTAGACAGAGAAGAGATCAGGGTGTCAAAGTTCATGAAGCAACAGCTGCAAGTCTGCACTTCTGACAGTAAAGTGAGGAACATGAGCGACTTCTCACCTCTTTTCCCCTTTGAACTCAAACTTCACTCTGACGTCGTTCTGTGACAACAAAATTTAGCAAAAGATGATGAATTAACACAGCCTGTTAGGCGGGCCCCCCTGGGGGGGCATGGAGACCCACTTTTGGTTTCGCTGTACcctggactcatttaagtgacgtaccacaacaaaatctacactggtgacaaggtttggataatagagaagtttccaacaggggcaaaaagaaaactgtgcaatgttcggaaactaacaacaagccaacgaAACAATGACTCACGacgaccaaaacccaagacgagaaaatgccaccaaagacctctcCGTGTGTTGGgtctcaaaacattggcaggggacagcatttgtattgctaatacaaacattttttattttcactgcaaattattgatattggtaaagtattctttgttatccaaatgtatgtattgtttaaaaaaagacacttgtgttataactgcacatttcatatttttgtttgaaaatcgCTTTCTCAAGAAGCAATATCGAGGTTATTTGTATTGCTAAAGCAAAcatgttatttgcacaacagattattgaaagaaaagtgaaacgttTGCTCTAATatttattcaataaatgttatacttgacacaatattacaactttGTGAGCGTCGCGGGGCCCCCTGGAAATGTCTTCCTCcaaacagaaaatgtttgagaatCACGGAATTAACACACGTTAACCGACACTATTTTGTAATTGTTATTGGATTTTAACAAAGAACCAGTCTCTGGTTTTCTATATCCATCATTTTCTCTGCCTCAACTTGATGTTGCAACATTTTACCCAATTGACATAAAATCTCATTTACTTCAATGCAGTGCCTTCCGTGTGTTTAACAATTATTACAACTCAAGGACAATTTATCTTGTTAGCAGGAGGTTACCTGGTTCTTGGGCGAAGAGGCTTTGGGTTTTCCAAGGTCCGACAGGAACATGGCAGGACGGCTGGAGCGGTGCAGTTCGGCCAAGTCCTGCATGATCGAGTTCAACGCCTCCTGCTCATCTGCGTGACAACAAAAGTGGAGGTAGGCGGATTTATCGAATACGCAGATTAATCTGGCTTATATTTGCCAAAAAAACTGCatagaaaaattaaacattatgcatttttttgtcagaaatgaGCTGAGTGCTTTATCgttattgaaaaaaaatttaattgcACTGTTGTgcagacataaaatgtaaattgaCAAACAGACCATGAGTTAAGAAATCTTTGATCATtaaacagttatattttatcagatggaggaaaaaaagaaagtgaactTAACAGTTCAACGGTTCAGTGTACTTAGATGATCATATTGAAACTAATAAAAGataagaaaatgaaagtaaataaaaaatatataggtCGTCACAGACACGTCTCACCAGAAGAAACTCTTAATAGCTTTCTATATGAATTGTGTCCGTGAATCTTCTTGGGTTGATATGATATTACAGGtctgatgggaaaaaaaagccttattGGCAGACAGTAACACTAAATTAAGAACACATACCCATCATTATGGCACGGCGATTGACCCAGGAGGCCAGGAAAGAGGACTCTCCCATCAAAGGGATTCCTTTCTCCTGCAACAgcaaaagtacaaaataaagCCTGACATGCAGATGATGGAGCACATGCTAGAGGCTGAAGCTGCTGACTGATCTGTGAACAGCGGGTCAAGCCAGAAGACCAACTGTTTACATGTGCAAGATGCCTGTGTGGTTGTAATAACGGCAACTGTAAACATGTGTTCTGCAAAATGTAACATGAATGAGCATGTAAACGTTCTTCTGAGCATGCACTTTCAATATATGGATAAGTAATTGaacataattcatttaaaaggaTAATTGGAAGCTAAATTAAGTTGAAATGTGTCAATCTCTTTGTCTGAttttgagcagcataactcaaaaagtaaaagacAGCTTGTGATACAAGTTTTAGGGGAATGTAAGTTATGTCTCCAGGAAAACATTATCTGAATGTCGCAGTGATTTAGACAAAAATTCAAATAAGGTATCATTTTTAAAAGCGTCTGTTAACTTTGCAAGAAGCTTTCTCAAGTTGTATTATAAACGTTACTACTTGATAAAAGCATGTGCAAGCAATATACTAATGCAGCTGGGTTAAAAGGATCAAATTGAAATATCTTAGCTGACATTAAGAGCTAAACTAAATCTCACTGGAAGAGGCATCAGCTGCTACATGTTTAAATGAAGAATTGATCTTCTGATTATCTTCaaaattaatcatttggtcTATAAAGGCGTCATGCTATTCATGAGATCATTGCAACTTATTTAAATCTCCCCTTTTTAACCACATGTTTTAAGACAcaaaatatgtatacatgtcAAAGCAAAGCAGAAGGCAGACAGGACTCACAGACAGGATTATATCTAGTCGTGTTTCACTTGCTTTGCTTAACAAATATCAACTCAATCAACTTTCTGTTGATAGACTGATTGAGTAATAAGATGTAAATGTGACAACTCCCGTAACATGCTCTGTGCAGTGAAGCAGTAGTATAAagcaacatttattacatttaggGACGGGCATTTGATTATTCACTTGATTACAAAAAGTTGATCAGTAACTGTGATTATttataagattaaaaaagacacaaaacaaaatgttcttgGATTgcctttacaaaaacaaaacatgcaactCCAATGATctaatttgtggtgcatctattaTCACATGGTGCGAGCGGCAGCAAGCATTTGGTCACTTCATGTGACTTTCTTTGAGGGAATTTCTTGAATGCTCctttaagataaaaataatattctATATCCCACAGAAGTGATTCAATTTACCAGGGCCCTTGAATGCATTCTTAGCTACTTGTTAGATCAACAAGCTGTGAACCCTAGATTACTTTCACTGgctctcatgcactggagttAAGATAGAATTTTGCTAGACAGCTTTATTTTCGGTACTGTTCACAAAACTACATGGAGCAAGATTTTTGCCAGagtgacaacaaaaaacacagtttctaATTATAACTGTCGGGAAGCCCTGCAGACATTAAATATGGGGAATTTTAGGTCTACGGTAGGCCtattcatttcagttttgtgGGGATACTTAAGTTCTGCTTAAAACAATGACTTTGTCACATTGAAGCATTCAACAAGTGTATATTTTTTAGCTAATTATGACATTTAATTGATATTTGACATGTGTGAAACACTATTTGACTGAAATGATAATCAGACTAACCTcagaaatgttatgttttgattaaaactggactaaaatgATGACTAATAAGGACATTTGAAACAAGACTATGACTACATAATAATGAATCATGAcacaatgtaaaataattagCTGCAGCAATTTCCCCTTAATCGTATGATAAAAGTGTGAAAGTATAAGACTATTCTGTGCAATCTTCACTAGATGTCACACCATTACTGTTAGTTGTAAGTCGGATTGATGCAGACTCATCAACACAGATACAGAGGCTCTGCACCAGACTGTGTGCACTCTACAATGTGTCTGGAAATTACAGTGTGGACAGTCAAGATGGCCTCTGCTGATGAGGAGCTGATTGGATATTGCTGATCGATCACAGTCTGCAAGTGACGTAAAATCTGACTACTCGACCACGCTGGTGAGAGTGGGCTGCAACATCAACATTAGCTTAGCACTTAGCAATCACCCGACAGACCACGTCCCTTGATCCGATCACAGCGAAGTTGACACCAACAACACTGCAAGTGTTCTGGCCTCCCCTGGTAGATAATTAGCTTTAAATGAATTTGCTAGCGTTAGCTGAGCTGTCCTGTTAGCTGAATTGGACTGACCACTCTAATGAGAAAATATGGAATTATCACGCACACACTCTATTCACTGAATGAGTTAGCATTGCGAAATGTCACCACAACACAGCCAACTGCACAAACATAGCGGATATGATGAGCTTAGGTGGCTGATGCTAGTCGAGAGTTCCGTATACAGCTGCCAGGCCAGGGAAGTTGACAGGCTAAGCTAATGCTAACCCAAAGCTCTCCTGTACTGCACGACCGTAAAAAAGCAACCACAGACCGAACACCACGGTTCTGAGCAAAATGCTTCAACTCCATCGGCTCACCTGGGGAAGGGGATTGGATTCGCTCTCACTTCCTCATCCACAGGGCCGGTGACAGGAGCCCCGGGCCCTGCGGAGAGACGCTGGAGGAAGCAGAAGTTTGGCAGTCCGCTCACAACTTCACTCGAGTCCTGCTGGGCCGCGACGACGAGGCCCGGCGGCTGACAGCGTTAACCAAGCGGAGCTCTTCCGGCAGAAAAAATGACAATGTAATGGCTTATCCGACAAAGTATCTCCGTGTCTGTGCAGCAACTGAAAGGCAAAGTTAAtgtactgttttcattttgctaCACTCCATTCGCTCGTTGACGGTAGCTTCGCTCGCTGCTGTTACCCCCACAACTGCGTCAAGTTGGCGGTTTGGTTGAAATAAAGCCAAACGGAGGTAttgatatttttgaaaaaataaaagccccacaATATCTTATGCTTCAACCTGTGtcaaaaaataatgttttatgttttattttgacagcttAGATCCGGAAATACAAGTACCCTTATGGTTTACTTGACCGGCGAGCAGCATATATCAAAAACACAACTTCTGATGTCAGACACATTTATTAGTCTCTTCTCCAAACCtgtaaaacaaattatttttgtttgtattaatcAAGTAGTAAACATTATGTCAACAACGAGCATACATGCAGGAATGAAAAAGCCTTAAAACCTGTACTGCTTCTTgtacaataaatgtatttattcaaatgGTCCCTAAATATTAACtcataaatatttgaaaaaaactattttgtaGCTTAAATCATATCACGATATCTGATCATGATATCACAGAAACAGTATTTAGAAggacatttcaaagtaaaagtgtttgtttcgATATGGAATGTGTTTTaccacacaataaaaacatattaatgaCACAACgttaatatttaaatcacaacaatagacagaaataataaaaaaaaatattaatcattGTAATAACGCATAgataactgtaaataaaactctaaagttttttaattataatttgcTTTTGGATGTGTTGCATTTAATAATGACATGATGTAAcctcatgttttattattataatattgtgaaatgaaaaa
Above is a window of Solea senegalensis isolate Sse05_10M linkage group LG2, IFAPA_SoseM_1, whole genome shotgun sequence DNA encoding:
- the map3k2 gene encoding mitogen-activated protein kinase kinase kinase 2, with translation MGESSFLASWVNRRAIMMDEQEALNSIMQDLAELHRSSRPAMFLSDLGKPKASSPKNQNDVRVKFEFKGEKRILQFPRPVMLDDLRSKAKVAFGQAMDLHYSNNELVIPLTTQDDLDKAVELLDRSVHMKSLKILLVLQVSSQNSSSNMDLMPSHEELDNTGFRVAEKKSMLALIGSHSTDRSSPPPGYIPDALQQVARNGSFTSINSEGEFIPESMDQMLDPLSMSSPENSASGSCPSLDSPLDSDYPKSRMPRAQSYPDNHQDFQEYDIPVFEKSGKGGTYPRRYGIPFGLQDYSDGRKTFPRARRTQVHGFRSPVSFSPTEQSPSTSSGSSVFTPDLEEAPGPARRPRRGSDIEPNPNASAAPTLSVMDISPPSRSPRAPTNWRLGKLLGQGAFGRVFLCYDADTGRELAVKQVQFDPESPETSKEVSALECEIQLLKNLCHERIVQYYGCLRDTMERTLSIFMEHMPGGSIKDQLKSYGALTENVSRRYTRQILEGVSYLHSNMIVHRDIKGANILRDSVGNVKLGDFGASRRLQTICLSGTGIKSVTGTPYWMSPEVISGEGYGRKADIWSVGCTVVEMLTQRPPWAEFEAMAAIFKIATQPTNPVLPAHVSDHCREFLKRIFVETKQRPSADELLRHIFVH